From Melitaea cinxia chromosome 23, ilMelCinx1.1, whole genome shotgun sequence, the proteins below share one genomic window:
- the LOC123664969 gene encoding piggyBac transposable element-derived protein 4-like, with product MAASQGLNDDLISSILNHESGDEEEGDVINQSQLAELSDDEPDGLIEDFRINEDEDAVFDTCEKAPTDSALDTEIDNSDDEMTLHELSQDLRRKGKVKVLEVPRVLYGKGKNKRHKWSGEQPIRRRIAQRNIILHVMGNKGAAKDITNPIQGWSLYFTNEVLGKIVEHTNAEIAVQQKNYKGFQEEEGEEVIGSSSSTLSFVKLVSLTELKALFGLYYLAGVFKMNDMNTKEIFDKHSGVALFRATMSRCRFEFLTNCLRFDDKQTREERRVNDRLAPIREIFDQIIVSCEELYSPSDCCTIDEQLLSFRGRCLFKMYIPSKPDKYGIKILMICDAKTAYMLKAIVYVGQTNAPPNLSIPEYYVVELSRPIERSRRNITMDNWFTSIPLAKKLLEKDLTLVGTTRKNKSEIPQSFLELTGREQNTAMFAYDGALTLLSYCPPKKSHKKVVIMLSTLHDTPDKSNEVQLPEIIHFYNKTKGGVDVFDAMAKKYSVQRKTKRWPLALFYGLLNAVGINSWVLYKCSRANNKANIKFRRTFLKKLGLGLIGEHLEERFQKPILRRDIKDSIAAILKKTPDFPRSVPVQQTQGRCGFCPRSKDRKSKTMCHKCKIPICLEHQIKVCEKCSI from the coding sequence atGGCTGCCAGTCAAGGATTGAATGACGACCTAATCAGTTCTATCTTAAATCACGAATCTGGTGATGAAGAAGAGGGAGATGTGATAAATCAAAGTCAGTTAGCAGAATTATCTGATGATGAACCCGATGGTCTTATAGAAGATTTTCGCATAAACGAAGACGAAGATGCTGTTTTTGATACCTGTGAGAAAGCACCTACGGATTCGGCCTTAGACACAGAGATTGATAATAGTGATGATGAGATGACTTTACATGAATTATCACAAGATTTGAGAAGGAAAGGAAAAGTAAAAGTTTTAGAGGTGCCAAGGGTTCTTTATGGAAAAGGAAAGAATAAGAGACATAAATGGAGTGGTGAACAACCAATAAGACGTCGCATTGCTCAACGAAACATCATTTTGCATGTGATGGGTAACAAGGGCGCAGCTAAAGATATTACAAATCCGATACAGGGTTGGTCTCTTTATTTTACCAATGAAGTATTGGGCAAAATTGTAGAACACACAAATGCGGAAATTGCAGTACAGCAAAAGAATTATAAAGGTTTTCAAGAAGAAGAGGGTGAAGAAGTTATCGGATCATCGTCAAGCACGCTTTCGTTTGTAAAACTGGTATCACTGACTGAATTAAAGGCCTTATTCGGCCTTTATTATTTAGCAGGCGTTTTCAAAATGAATGATATGAACACCAAGGAAATCTTTGACAAACATTCTGGAGTGGCACTTTTTAGAGCTACAATGAGCCGTTGTAGATTTGAGTTTTTGACAAACTGTCTTCGGTTTGACGACAAACAGACTCGTGAAGAACGTCGTGTAAACGATCGCTTGGCCCCAATCAGAGAGATTTTTGATCAAATTATTGTAAGTTGTGAAGAATTATACTCGCCATCTGATTGTTGCACTATTGACGAACAACTATTGTCATTCCGTGGGCGATGTCTCTTCAAAATGTATATACCTTCAAAACCAGATAAGTACgggattaaaattttaatgatttgtgATGCAAAAACCGCTTACATGTTGAAAGCTATTGTGTATGTAGGTCAGACAAATGCACCGCCAAACTTATCAATTCCTGAGTATTATGTTGTTGAACTTTCAAGGCCAATAGAAAGGTCTCGTCGTAATATTACGATGGATAATTGGTTCACCAGCATCCCCTTAGCCAAGAAATTACTAGAAAAAGACTTGACCTTGGTTGGAACGACACGCAAAAATAAGAGTGAGATACCACAATCATTTTTAGAGTTAACAGGTCGTGAACAAAATACTGCTATGTTTGCATATGATGGAGCGCTAACACTTTTATCATATTGTCCACctaaaaaatctcataaaaaagTTGTGATTATGCTTTCAACTCTCCATGATACTCCAGATAAAAGCAACGAAGTTCAATTGCcagaaattatacatttttataacaaaacaaaaggaGGGGTGGACGTTTTCGACGCAATGGCCAAAAAATACTCTGTCCAAAGAAAAACCAAACGTTGGCCATTGGCCTTATTTTATGGGTTGTTGAATGCAGTGGGTATTAACTCCTGGGTCCTCTACAAGTGTTCAAGAGCAAATAATAAAGCAAACATAAAGTTCAGACGcacttttttgaaaaaattaggCTTAGGTCTCATTGGTGAACATTTGGAGGAACGTTTTCAAAAACCGATTTTGAGGAGGGATATAAAAGATTCCATTGCAGCTATCCTCAAAAAAACACCGGATTTTCCCAGGTCTGTTCCTGTACAGCAGACACAAGGACGTTGTGGCTTTTGTCCAAGATCTAAAGACAGAAAAAGTAAAACGATGTGCCATAAGTGTAAAATACCCATTTGTTTGGAACATCAGATTAAAGTCTGTGAAAAATGCTCAATTTAA